A window of Syntrophobacterales bacterium genomic DNA:
AACTTTGACAGGGCAAACGCTCTATACGAAAAGATGCTGCTTGCGGACCCGGAAAACAAAAAAGCGCGTTCGCGGATAGCGAACCTGTACGTAAGAAAGGGTCAATACGACAAGGCCATCAATGAATTTGAAAAGATGTCGGACATAGACAGGGGAGACCTCTCTATCAGAGTTAAAATCGGTCTTCTCCACTTGGAAGAGGGGAGATACGATGAAGCAATAAGGGAGTTCAATTTTCTCCTTGCCCCTGAACCTGATAACAGCTCGGTTCGTTATTACCTTGCCATGGCTTGGAAGGAAAAGGGGGATGCAAAGGAGGCAATAGCCCAGTTTCTGAAGATCGGGTCTCAATCCGAAGAGTTTATTAATGCAGTAAAGAATCTGGCTTTTCTCTACATAAAGACCGGCGCCATTGATGAGGGTATTGTCAAGGTAAGAGAGTTGCTTCTTCAGAAGAAGGATAATTTTGACCTCTATGCCCTTTTGTCAATGTTGTATGAGGAAAAAGGAGAGTTCACGAGAGGGATTGATACTCTGGAAGAGGCTAAAGTCCTGTTTCCAGCCAATGTGGATATCACTTACCAGATAGGGATGTTATATGAAAAAGCGGGTAATACGGATAAAGCCCTCAGTTGTATGGACCAAGTTCTGAAGGTGGATCCTGAATATGCCCATGCCCTGAACTTTATCGGGTATATGTGGGCGGAGAAGGGGACCAATCTCGACAAGGCAGAGGAACTGGTCAAAAAGGCTTTAAAAAAGAAGCCAGAGGACGGCTATATCCTTGATAGTATCGGATGGGTTTATTACAAGAAAGGCAATTACAAAATGGCCTTAGTGGAGATACTTAAGGCTCATCAGGCGTTGCCTGACGATCCTACAATCACCGAACACCTCGGGGATGTATATCTGAAAATGGGAGATTACGAGAAGGCGCTTGACTCCTTCGAGAAGTCGGATAAGCTTGAAAAAAAGGAAGAGAAGAAAAGGCTTCTTGAACAGAAAATAAAAGGTGTTCAAGAGAAAATCAAGTGAAAAAAGGGTTTGTCTTGATATGCGCGTTGCTCCTTCTTCCGAGTTGCGCGTTATTCCCCCGCAGGGCTGCAGAGATCAACTGGCCGGAAAAAATCGACTACATGCAAGCGTTGTGTGAACTTGACATGGCGTGGAAGGGCATGAACTATTCGGGTTCAATGTCCTTGAGTCTTGATTATCCGGATAAGCTGCAGTTCGAAATATACGGTCCCGTGGGAAATACCATCGTTTACCTGAAAAAAGACGGAGATAGGTTCCTTTTGGTTGCAGGAGATGAAAAATTTTCTGATGAAAATGCTTTCGAAGAGAAATTTGACATCACCCTTCGTAATTTCCTTGATGATGTTACCTTGAGAACCAAGCTGGAGAACAGTGCGGACAGCCTTTACGCGGTAAGGGAGCGTTACAGGGTCTCGTATAATCTGAGTGACCAGAATAACAAAATCTGCTGGGAAGGAGCGGAAGGCAGAATCTGTATACGCTTCTTTGAAGCGCGGTTCAATAAAGAGTGAGCGGTGGAAAGGCTCTGTATAGGTACGGTGAAAGATTATGACGTTGGCGCCATTAAGGATTTCATCGTAAGAGGTTTTCAAGAGATCAATTTCGAGGTAAAGGGTGCGAAAGTTCTCTTGAAACCTAATCTTCTGAGCGGCAAGCCCCCTGAAAAGGCGGTTACGACTCATCCGGCGATTATTCGGGCCATGAGTGAGCTGTTGCTTGACAAGGGGTGTGAAGTGCATGTGGGAGATAGTCCAGGATATGAATCCACTGAAAAATCACTTAAACTTTCAGGTGTTATGAGTATTATAAAACAACTTGGGTTAAGTATTGCCACCTTTGATAGTAGAATAATTAAGGAAAATGAAGGAATATCCCCTTACAGGAGTTTCATATTAGGAGAGG
This region includes:
- a CDS encoding tetratricopeptide repeat protein: MRTSIKKWFTVSFVIAALSVCYSDVRAGHAGSVLSFLKGYRAETRGRHDEALDLYKKVLQADSRSADIRTEIALLYIKKGEFQRAEGLLKEAIGINGNSRNALMLLASLYSTTNELAKAKPLYEKCIQMDDEDTEAYLYLSTIYIAEKSYTEALKNYERILSYDSDNVLTLYHAGVLKAEMNDYDGARKCLNRVTELKPNYEPAILGLGAVFEMEGNFDRANALYEKMLLADPENKKARSRIANLYVRKGQYDKAINEFEKMSDIDRGDLSIRVKIGLLHLEEGRYDEAIREFNFLLAPEPDNSSVRYYLAMAWKEKGDAKEAIAQFLKIGSQSEEFINAVKNLAFLYIKTGAIDEGIVKVRELLLQKKDNFDLYALLSMLYEEKGEFTRGIDTLEEAKVLFPANVDITYQIGMLYEKAGNTDKALSCMDQVLKVDPEYAHALNFIGYMWAEKGTNLDKAEELVKKALKKKPEDGYILDSIGWVYYKKGNYKMALVEILKAHQALPDDPTITEHLGDVYLKMGDYEKALDSFEKSDKLEKKEEKKRLLEQKIKGVQEKIK